The Humidesulfovibrio mexicanus DNA window GAGGTGCGCGACCTTGCGCGCTCGCTAGCGAGCATGTTGGTGCGGGATCTGTAAGAGAAGAGGAAAGGGCTCGGGCCGTGCATTTTTTTCTTGCCAAGATGCGGGCACTTCGGGTAGTTGACCTTTCTCACGCACGCCGAGGTAGCTCAGTTGGTAGAGCAGGGGACTGAAAATCCCCGTGTGGGGAGTTCAATTCTCTCCCTCGGCACCAGAGAATACAGGCCCTTACGAGGAAACTCGTGAGGGCTTTTTCGTTGTGGGGGTGATTTGTCCCACTCCTGTCCCACTTTTGTCAAAAAAATGGGTTACTTCAACCGCGAATCTTCGAACTGAATCGCTCTAAAGAGTTCGTCGAGAACCCTCTGAAATAGAACCCAGAACTTATCTGGTATCTCTTCACCCGTCCCCGCGAGATCTTCCGCGAGAAATTCATCAAGCTGGTCGTTGACTACTTTTTTGATATTCAAATGATTAGAATTAATCCTGTACATTCGTACGCGGACCAAAGCCTTATGCAGCACAGGGTATGCTGATTTGATTGTTGTCCAAAAATAATTGTTATCTCCTATACTCTTCCCGTATGCATCTATGGACTCAACAAATGCAAGGTGAAGTGGATCGATGTTTTTATCGAAATCGTCCCACGAGACAGGCGGAGCAATTTTAGTTAATCTATCAGCATAAGGAAAAGAATTTGGGCCAAAAAGCAATGGGGCGCAATCTTTATTTTTTATTCTCTTTTCGAACCCACGCAAATCGGCAATGATCTCTTCAACGCGCGTTTGGACAAAACTGGTGCGCTCATCAGCAGGTACGACAGGATAAAAAGTCGGGCGATCATGCTTTCTTGCATCTTCAATTGCAAGATACTCAGCAACTACATCTACGGTGATATAGGGCGAATCGCCCTCGTTGCTAACTATACCATAGAGATATAAGTATCGCCCAGCAGACGACGACTTCGTTGTTTTAACAAAGTAGACATATTCGCCAAGGGCTAAAGATTCTAGCAGTTTGTACTCTTCCGGATAGTAATCAGAAAGCTCACTGATGACGTGATTGATATAAAAAACTAGCTCACGATCACGAGTACTAGCGTGGCCCTGGATCGCGTTCGCGGTAATCTTCGAAGGAAAAGATGTTGTGAATTTTCTTGAGTGCTCTAGCTCATAGGCACATGCTAAGCGTGTCAGTAATGGGTGTCCGCCATAGCTCCGGTAAAGAAATGTGATCGCCGAGTTATCGAATACAGACCCCGAGACTTTTGATAGCTTTTTAATCATATTTGATGTTTCAGATTCTGAAAATCCCTTAAGGTAAATTTGGTTTATTATACCAAAGAGAGGATTTTGCTGCCCCTCAAAGCGGTCTATGTCCGAGCACAATGAACTTAATCCTGCAACCATAATGCTTAAGTTGCGGTTGCTTGTTTGAAAAGACCGAATAGTTTGGAAAAATCGCCTATAATCTTCAGCCCAGTGCTTTTCTGCTGCTGTTGGCGGCGTAATTTGCTCAATCTCGTCAAACATGATGACAATGCGCTCTATCCCTGAGCGTTCACATTCGCCAACCACCTTAGCGAAAGAGGCTCCAGCTTCTGTTTCCGAGAACGAATGGCGATTTTTTTGAAGTTGTTGTGCAATTTTCTCAATAAGACCGTTCCAGCGAAGCATGTTGTTTGCAGTATCTTGTAGCTGAACAAGCAAAAATTTAACCTGCGCGGACTCCAACTGCCGTTGCAATTTCAATAGAAGTGAAGTTTTCCCAGTTTTTCGCAACCCAAAAACACCGGTATTCTCTTTCTTTTGATATGATTCAACGGCCTTGTTAATTTCTTTTTCTCTTCCAAAAAAGTACACATCTGATTCAATTGGAAGATTGTCTTTGAACTTGTTAACCGCGAAGTAGTTTTTCTCAATTTCTTTAAGCACATGCGAGACTGGCTGGTCGAGGACTGCTTGGGCTCTGAGTGGGATTACAACTTTTTCATCTTTGTGCTCAAGCATATATGATGCAACCCAGCTCTCAGGGTCTTTATTTTCGGATACCAGGAGATACAGCGTTGATTCAACGCGCCCCTTTGCTGGCAAAGAGCTCATGTATCTGTCTATTGCCTGAAATGTGCGTGGCTCTAATGTCTCAAACTTGTTGTAGACCATTAATAGCTCATATTCTAAGCTGAATAATTCTTTTATGTGATCACTTGGTGACAAAAATGCCACAGTAATCTCAGTCCGATGTGATATTATTTTCGTCGCCCTTGTTATCCTGAATCCAGATGAAGAAACCTTCTCGATAACACTTTTGGCCCTTGGATGCAGTGATGCAAGATCAACTTCGCTATGCACATCATCGCATGTCTTAGACATTTGATTCTCCAACGAGTGTTATTGTTTGTACAGAGATGGTCTTCAACCGACCGTCTGTTCCCTCTTTGCCCTACCCCTCATACAAATATCTCTGAAACCCCACAAACATCCCCCGGATTTCCTCCGGCTGCCCAAGCTCTGCCGCAGCGTCGGCGATGGCGCTGTACTTGAGCCGGAGCAACGGTGAGAGCTTCTCCTGGTCCAGCTCGTCCACGCCCTCCCGCACGTACTGCGAGAGCACGAACTCCAGGAACGCCTGCTGCTTGTCGTTAAAGCGAGTATGCACGGCCTGGCGGGCCTTGTCCGCCCGTTCTGCGCGGGTGAACGGGTGCAGCGCAAAGGCCACATACGCGAGCACATCGAACAGGTCGCTGTTCTCGGCCTCGATGATCTTCTGGATCTCGGCCATGGGCTCCCTGCCGAAGCCCTTTTCCGCCAGGCCGAGCAGGAACGCCTTGCGCGTGCTTGGATCGCTCCAGATTTCTCGCAGCTCCTCTTCGTCCTTGAAGAAGTCGGGCAGCACGCCGTAGAGGCTTTCCAGGAACTGCGCGGCGGACATGGGCCGCCCGTCGGCGCTCCAGAAGCTCGTGGCGGCCATGAACTGAATCGAGCGCTCCTTGCCGTCGGCCAGCCGGACTTTGATCCTCTGGGGCCGCTCTGGCGGCTTTGGTGACTCTCCAGGCCTGGGCTTCGGCTCGCCTGGGGCAGGCCTTGGCGTTGGCGCTTCGGGCTCGATGGGCTCGCCGTCCCATTCCGGGTCGCTGAAGTGGTGGTGCGCCTTCACGAAGTCGTAGATTGTGAAGTAGTCCTTTCCGTCGAACAGCCGCGTGCCGCGCCCGATGATCTGCTTGAACTCGATCATGGAGTTGATGGGCCGCATGAGCACGATGTTGCGCACGTTGCGGGCGTCCACCCCGGTGGAGAGCTTCTGCGAAGTGGTCAGGACGGTCGGAATGGTCTTGTCGTTGTCCTGGAACTCGCGCAGGAACTGCTCGCCCGCCGCGCCGTCGTTGGCGGTCACGCGCACGCAGTAGTTCGGGTCGCGGCAGGTCTTCATCTGGTTGACCAGGTCGCGCACGGCCAGGGCGTGGTCCTGGGTGGCGCAGAACACCAGGGTCTTCTCGCGCTGGTCGATCATGTCCATGAACAGCTTTACGCGGAACTTCTCGCGCTCCCGGATCTCGATGACGCGGTTGAAGTCGGTCTCGACATACCGCCGTCCCTCCTCCACCTCGCCCTCGATGAGCTGGTCGTCCGGCGTGTACACGTACTCGTCCAGGGTGGTGGCGATCTGT harbors:
- a CDS encoding ATP-binding protein encodes the protein MSKTCDDVHSEVDLASLHPRAKSVIEKVSSSGFRITRATKIISHRTEITVAFLSPSDHIKELFSLEYELLMVYNKFETLEPRTFQAIDRYMSSLPAKGRVESTLYLLVSENKDPESWVASYMLEHKDEKVVIPLRAQAVLDQPVSHVLKEIEKNYFAVNKFKDNLPIESDVYFFGREKEINKAVESYQKKENTGVFGLRKTGKTSLLLKLQRQLESAQVKFLLVQLQDTANNMLRWNGLIEKIAQQLQKNRHSFSETEAGASFAKVVGECERSGIERIVIMFDEIEQITPPTAAEKHWAEDYRRFFQTIRSFQTSNRNLSIMVAGLSSLCSDIDRFEGQQNPLFGIINQIYLKGFSESETSNMIKKLSKVSGSVFDNSAITFLYRSYGGHPLLTRLACAYELEHSRKFTTSFPSKITANAIQGHASTRDRELVFYINHVISELSDYYPEEYKLLESLALGEYVYFVKTTKSSSAGRYLYLYGIVSNEGDSPYITVDVVAEYLAIEDARKHDRPTFYPVVPADERTSFVQTRVEEIIADLRGFEKRIKNKDCAPLLFGPNSFPYADRLTKIAPPVSWDDFDKNIDPLHLAFVESIDAYGKSIGDNNYFWTTIKSAYPVLHKALVRVRMYRINSNHLNIKKVVNDQLDEFLAEDLAGTGEEIPDKFWVLFQRVLDELFRAIQFEDSRLK
- the hsdR gene encoding EcoAI/FtnUII family type I restriction enzme subunit R, which translates into the protein MNEAETRAEHIDPALKAAGWGVVEGSRILREFQITQGRLQGAGTRTRPEIADYVLVFRNRKLAVVEAKKWDLPHTEGAAQAKRYAQKLATRFTYSTNGQAIYGIDMDTGAEGDAPAFPSPEELWSRTFATQNAWRDRFAAVPFEDRGGTFGGRYYQDIAVNRVMEAIAEGKSRVLLTLATGTGKTFIAFQIAWKLFHSRWNLLDWKSGNAPTRRPRILFLADRNILADQAYNAFSAFEDTSPGSLVRIDPESIRKKGKVPKNGSIFFTIFQTFMCGPDGSPSFGDYPPDFFDCIVIDECHRGGANNEGNWRGIMDYFAPAVQLGLTATPKRTDNADTYAYFGEPVYIYSLKEGINDGFLTPFKVKQIATTLDEYVYTPDDQLIEGEVEEGRRYVETDFNRVIEIREREKFRVKLFMDMIDQREKTLVFCATQDHALAVRDLVNQMKTCRDPNYCVRVTANDGAAGEQFLREFQDNDKTIPTVLTTSQKLSTGVDARNVRNIVLMRPINSMIEFKQIIGRGTRLFDGKDYFTIYDFVKAHHHFSDPEWDGEPIEPEAPTPRPAPGEPKPRPGESPKPPERPQRIKVRLADGKERSIQFMAATSFWSADGRPMSAAQFLESLYGVLPDFFKDEEELREIWSDPSTRKAFLLGLAEKGFGREPMAEIQKIIEAENSDLFDVLAYVAFALHPFTRAERADKARQAVHTRFNDKQQAFLEFVLSQYVREGVDELDQEKLSPLLRLKYSAIADAAAELGQPEEIRGMFVGFQRYLYEG